A single window of Oreochromis aureus strain Israel breed Guangdong linkage group 5, ZZ_aureus, whole genome shotgun sequence DNA harbors:
- the LOC120432701 gene encoding kazrin-A-like — LLLTNPDSDSLTQQSLSDGEEQLDRLQQAELTRNTCMSLWRAGAVQAWLEVVMGMPMYIRACSENVKSGKVLLGLTDDDLELGLGISNPIHRRKIRLAIEDYRRAEGDQGLSKASEMDHHWVATSWLSDVGLPQYSQTFQSHLVDGRVLNSLNRRDLERFLNISDQFHQTSLLLGIQLLQMLSFDKEALQARRTNCEHQNWDPIVWTCHRVMKWIRDIDLKEFADNLQGKGIHGAVMALDQSFDTDAMAKALGIPSNKHMLHRHLYEEMKSLAVPLSNTEQDTEVIGCSSPVAVNRFADERMSIRRSGKSPLRLRANSHSVERSLGFHGSCSSLPREARVQAVPRAKGSPMHTYKSVEITNV, encoded by the exons CTTCTCCTGACCAATCCAGACTCTGATAGCCTCACACAGCAAAGCCTGTCTGATGGAGAGGAGCAGCTGGACCGCCTCCAGCAGGCGGAGCTGACTCGAAACACATGCATGTCACTGTGGAGGGCAGGTGCAGTCCAGGCCTGGCTGGAGGTTGTCATGGGAATGCCCATGTACATCCGAGCCTGCTCTGAAAACGTCAAAAGTGGGAAG GTGCTTCTAGGCCTGACGGATGACGATTTAGAGCTAGGTCTGGGCATCAGTAATCCAATTCATCGCAGGAAAATAAGATTGGCTATTGAGGATTACAGGAGAGCTGAAGGGGACCAAGG ATTATCAAAAGCATCTGAGATGGACCATCACTGGGTTGCAACATCATGGCTGAGTGATGTCGGACTGCCTCAGTACTCCCAGACCTTTCAGTCTCACTTGGTGGACGGACGAGTGCTTAACTCTTTGAACCGCAGAGACCTGGAGAGATTTCTCAACATCAGTGACCAGTTCCATCAGACCAGTCTACTTCTGGGaatccagctgctgcagatgcTCAGCTTTGATAAAGAG GCCCTGCAGGCACGGCGGACAAACTGCGAGCACCAAAACTGGGATCCCATTGTTTGGACATGTCACAGAGTGATGAAGTGGATCAGAGACATCGACCTCAAG GAGTTTGCAGACAATCTTCAGGGTAAAGGGATTCATGGTGCAGTGATGGCTCTGGATCAGTCTTTCGACACAGATGCCATGGCCAAAGCCCTGGGCATCCCCAGCAACAAACACATGCTTCATCGGCACCTGTATGAAGAGATGAAGTCACTCGCTGTCCCTCTCAG TAATACCGAGCAGGACACTGAGGTGATTGGTTGTTCCTCTCCTGTCGCTGTTAACCGTTTTGCTGATGAGAGGATGTCTATAAGAAGATCCGGAAAG agtCCGCTGAGGTTACGAGCAAACAGCCACTCTGTGGAGCGAAGTCTGGGCTTCCACGGCAGCTGCAGCTCTCTGCCCAGAGAGGCCAGAGTTCAGGCGGTTCCCCGAGCCAAAGGCAGCCCGATGCACACCTACAAGAGTGTCGAAATCACCAACGTCTGA
- the tmem51b gene encoding transmembrane protein 51b, producing the protein MCSSQGICGNNGRSNRSSSSRSSGSGAHYALCALGVGLIALGIVMIVWTVIPGGDSGASPKPSSNSTGPNNNGGGNNSDATKTPTVAMVLVGVGAVMLILAIGLGLKSKKRAQDRRSEPVTTGIPFMTQIPEEPQPDPTTYNVPSYEEVVSSSEYPVRQSNLRQSTSHLPSYEDIIAAVENEGTEPANNTTDDTPVNDQPAAAEPPSEPAGLTSNPSMPTRSASRASRLLRPLRVRRIKSDKLHLKDFRLQIRTPTQNPVTIEPITPPPQYEDKMPEFK; encoded by the exons ATGTGTTCCAGTCAGGGTATATGCGGTAACAACGGCCGTTCCAACAGATCCTCCAGCTCAAGGAGCTCTGGTTCAGGCGCCCACTATGCCCTGTGTGCCCTTGGAGTGGGCCTCATTGCCCTTGGCATTGTCATGATTGTTTGGACTGTGATACCTGGAGGGGATTCAGGTGCCTCTCCAAAACCATCAAGCAACTCCACAGGACCTAATAACAATGGTGGTGGTAATAATTCAGATGCCACCAAGACCCCTACAGTGGCCATGGTGCTTGTTGGAGTTGGGGCAGTGATGTTGATCTTGGCCATTGGCCTTGGTTTAAAGAGCAAGAAGAGAGCTCAGGATAGAAGGAGTGAGCCTGTGACCACAGGAATCCCCTTCATGACTCAGATACCAGAGGAGCCTCAGCC CGACCCAACTACGTATAACGTGCCAAGCTATGAGGAAGTCGTCAGCAGCAGTGAGTACCCTGTGCGTCAGAGTAACCTTCGGCAGAGCACCTCTCACCTGCCGTCCTACGAGGACATCATAGCTGCGGTGGAAAACGAGGGAACAGAGCCCGCTAACAACACGACTGACGACACCCCTGTTAATGATCAACCTGCAGCCGCCGAGCCTCCATCTGAACCCGCTGGCCTTACATCTAACCCCAGTATGCCAACCCGCAGTGCTAGTCGGGCCAGCCGTTTGCTCCGGCCCCTCCGAGTGAGAAGAATCAAATCTGACAAACTGCACCTGAAGGACTTCCGCCTTCAAATCCGCACCCCCACACAGAACCCAGTAACCATTGAACCCATCACTCCTCCTCCACAGTATGAAGATAAGATGCCTGAATTTAAGTAG